One window from the genome of Bacillus weihaiensis encodes:
- a CDS encoding RNA polymerase sigma factor — MDNELIGKILDGDKHAYRVLYDKYVDYAIRTATAITRNREYAKDAVQETFIRVYKNLNKYNPEQPFEPWFYRILTNECNRILKKESKITLINNYDQESRLSEESKESLIDLYDSIQSLKDKYRIPLLLKYLKGFKEKEIAEILDMNVNTVKTRLFKGRNMLKKVLQPIEDGVNHNE, encoded by the coding sequence ATGGATAACGAACTGATTGGAAAGATTTTAGATGGTGATAAACATGCTTATAGAGTGCTTTACGATAAATATGTAGATTATGCGATAAGAACGGCTACCGCAATCACAAGGAATCGGGAGTATGCAAAGGATGCGGTGCAAGAAACATTTATTAGGGTGTATAAGAACTTAAATAAATACAATCCGGAACAACCATTTGAGCCGTGGTTTTACAGAATATTGACCAATGAATGCAATCGAATACTCAAAAAAGAATCAAAAATAACATTGATTAACAACTATGATCAAGAATCACGATTATCAGAAGAGTCTAAGGAATCACTTATTGACCTTTATGATTCCATTCAATCATTAAAGGATAAATATCGTATTCCCTTGTTGTTGAAATATTTAAAAGGATTTAAGGAAAAAGAGATTGCTGAAATCTTAGATATGAATGTTAATACGGTGAAAACAAGACTTTTTAAGGGGAGAAATATGTTGAAAAAGGTACTGCAACCTATTGAGGATGGGGTGAATCATAATGAGTAA
- a CDS encoding DUF4870 domain-containing protein: MDMDKTNKFVASLNYFSVFFAPFLLPIAIYFIADHHEVKEHAKKALISHIVPFLSIVGLIIIGLFSMFSNPTEATFFTVFFIGMVLAGLINLIVVIWNIVKGIKLLMSV; the protein is encoded by the coding sequence ATGGACATGGATAAAACAAATAAATTTGTAGCATCGTTAAATTACTTTAGTGTGTTCTTTGCACCGTTCTTATTACCAATTGCCATTTATTTTATAGCAGATCATCATGAGGTGAAGGAGCATGCAAAAAAAGCGTTAATCTCGCATATTGTTCCTTTTTTATCTATAGTAGGATTGATCATTATCGGGTTGTTCAGTATGTTTTCAAATCCAACGGAAGCTACATTTTTCACAGTCTTTTTCATCGGTATGGTTTTGGCTGGATTAATTAATCTTATTGTGGTTATTTGGAATATTGTAAAGGGTATTAAACTATTAATGTCAGTATAA
- a CDS encoding DUF4097 family beta strand repeat-containing protein, with amino-acid sequence MKEQKIRILKLVEEGKLSADEALSLIESLENEQQQQEIKLTALSTEVIDQGQFKGEASDSQDTKHSLGSKLMDWVDTAVKKVKDIDLDLNFGKSIDLQHIYQFKAAEFQHIDISVPNGSVSIQPWTEQDVRVECDAKMYRVENTEQARQLFLSTITCFVENNRFVFDTDKKTMKLMITIHVPEHVYETIRLKVFNGPISGQQLQAEEFKAKTANGALTFSAMKAGKAEFETANGQIQLADSTFEKLEAETVSGVIQIEGIVKKADLQSFNGNIALSLNDENTETLYTKTTTGNIEIMLPDNSEVVGELKSNLGLVSARMKEASISYEKNETVQKELKFHTSEQPKLTLFADSKTGSIVIREK; translated from the coding sequence ATGAAAGAACAAAAAATCCGTATTTTAAAGCTAGTAGAGGAAGGGAAGCTGTCTGCAGATGAGGCGCTTTCGTTAATTGAATCATTAGAAAATGAACAGCAGCAGCAAGAGATTAAATTAACAGCTTTGTCAACAGAAGTGATTGATCAAGGACAGTTTAAGGGAGAAGCTTCTGATTCGCAAGATACAAAGCATTCATTAGGGTCTAAGCTAATGGATTGGGTCGATACAGCTGTGAAAAAAGTGAAGGATATTGATTTAGATTTGAACTTTGGAAAATCAATTGATTTACAGCATATTTATCAATTTAAGGCTGCAGAGTTTCAACATATTGATATAAGTGTACCGAACGGAAGTGTTTCTATCCAACCATGGACAGAGCAGGATGTGAGAGTGGAATGTGACGCGAAAATGTATCGTGTCGAAAATACAGAACAAGCACGACAACTATTTTTGTCAACTATTACTTGTTTTGTTGAGAACAATCGTTTTGTCTTCGATACTGACAAAAAAACGATGAAATTAATGATTACGATACATGTACCTGAACATGTCTATGAAACAATTCGATTAAAAGTGTTCAATGGACCAATTAGTGGTCAGCAGCTTCAAGCGGAAGAATTTAAGGCAAAAACAGCAAATGGGGCATTGACGTTTTCTGCAATGAAAGCTGGAAAGGCTGAGTTTGAAACAGCAAATGGTCAAATTCAATTAGCAGATTCTACTTTTGAAAAGCTTGAAGCCGAAACCGTAAGTGGTGTCATTCAGATAGAGGGGATTGTGAAGAAGGCGGATCTTCAAAGCTTTAATGGAAACATTGCACTTTCTCTAAATGATGAGAATACAGAAACTCTGTATACAAAAACAACAACTGGAAATATTGAGATTATGCTACCTGACAATAGTGAAGTAGTAGGAGAGTTAAAATCAAACCTTGGATTAGTTTCTGCGAGAATGAAGGAAGCTAGCATATCGTATGAAAAGAACGAAACTGTTCAAAAAGAATTGAAGTTTCATACTTCTGAGCAACCAAAGCTTACCTTGTTTGCAGATTCTAAAACAGGCTCAATTGTCATTAGAGAAAAATAA
- a CDS encoding PspC domain-containing protein, giving the protein MKSLYRSRKNRKISGVLGGFAQYFGIDATLLRVIFAVIFIFTGFFPLLLVYLACVYLMPEDDGVIDHD; this is encoded by the coding sequence ATGAAAAGTTTATATCGATCTCGAAAGAATCGGAAAATATCTGGTGTACTTGGAGGCTTCGCACAGTATTTTGGAATAGACGCTACACTTTTACGCGTAATCTTTGCAGTGATTTTTATTTTCACGGGTTTCTTTCCGCTACTCTTAGTTTATCTTGCATGTGTTTACTTAATGCCTGAGGATGATGGTGTGATTGACCATGATTAG
- a CDS encoding phage holin family protein, with amino-acid sequence MIRWLVSVVINAIILIVVAGFFDSFQLSGIGAAIGASFILSVLNVLVKPFLILLTLPVTILTLGLFLFVINAITLMITEGLMGDAFIIDGFGTAMLAAIFISILHLMIQKGIVEPYKNKNR; translated from the coding sequence ATGATTAGATGGCTTGTCAGTGTTGTGATTAATGCGATTATCTTAATTGTTGTGGCTGGTTTTTTTGACTCCTTTCAGTTAAGTGGAATCGGTGCTGCAATAGGAGCAAGCTTTATTTTATCGGTTTTGAATGTACTTGTGAAACCATTCTTAATCCTATTAACGTTACCTGTAACTATCCTTACTTTAGGCTTGTTCCTCTTTGTGATAAACGCAATCACACTGATGATAACAGAAGGATTAATGGGAGATGCCTTCATTATCGATGGGTTTGGAACAGCCATGCTCGCAGCAATCTTCATCTCCATCTTGCATCTCATGATTCAAAAAGGGATTGTCGAACCTTATAAGAACAAGAATAGGTGA